The Candidatus Baltobacteraceae bacterium genome includes a window with the following:
- a CDS encoding homocysteine synthase has protein sequence MSTALENRVPDFETVAIHGGHSGDPTTKARAVPIYQTTSYLFNDTSHAARLFALEEFGNIYTRIMNPTTDVLEQRIATLEKGVGALGLSSGQAAVIYSVLNLAGTGDHIVSAASLYGGTYSAFTHTLPKLGINVSFVDPSKPENFSRAIQPNTKAIFGESIGNPKIDVLDVEAIAEVAHQHAIPLIVDNTLATPYLLRPIEWGADVVVHSATKFIGGHGTSIGGLIVDGGKFDWAASGKFNEFVDPDPSYHGIRYQNVFGTLAYIIKARVQLLRDLGAAQAPFNSWLFLQGLETLALRIERHSQNAQSVAEYLAKHPKVRWVSYPGLPDHAAHGRAKKYLPKGQGAILTFGIDGGAAEARALIDRLKLFSNLANVGDAKSLVIHPATTTHQQLTAQEQRESGVSEETIRLSVGIENIGDIIADLEQAFAAN, from the coding sequence ATGAGCACAGCTCTCGAGAACCGCGTACCCGATTTCGAAACCGTCGCGATCCACGGCGGTCACTCCGGCGACCCAACGACAAAAGCACGCGCCGTCCCGATCTACCAGACGACCTCGTACCTGTTCAATGACACGAGCCACGCAGCGCGCCTGTTCGCGCTCGAAGAGTTCGGCAACATCTACACGCGGATCATGAATCCGACGACCGATGTTCTCGAGCAGCGTATTGCGACGCTCGAGAAGGGCGTCGGGGCGCTCGGGCTTTCCAGCGGTCAGGCCGCCGTCATTTATTCGGTGCTCAACCTGGCCGGAACCGGCGATCACATCGTAAGCGCGGCTTCGCTGTACGGCGGGACGTATTCGGCCTTCACGCACACGCTGCCGAAGCTCGGCATCAACGTGTCGTTCGTCGATCCGTCGAAGCCCGAAAATTTTTCACGCGCGATTCAACCGAACACGAAAGCAATTTTCGGCGAGTCGATCGGCAACCCGAAGATCGACGTTCTCGATGTCGAGGCGATTGCAGAAGTCGCGCATCAGCACGCAATCCCGTTGATCGTCGACAACACGCTCGCTACGCCGTACCTGCTCCGTCCCATCGAGTGGGGTGCGGATGTCGTCGTGCATTCGGCCACCAAATTCATCGGCGGCCACGGCACTTCGATCGGTGGCCTGATCGTCGACGGCGGAAAATTCGACTGGGCGGCGTCCGGCAAGTTCAATGAGTTCGTGGATCCGGATCCGTCGTACCATGGGATTCGTTATCAGAACGTCTTCGGTACGCTTGCGTACATCATCAAGGCGCGCGTGCAGCTGTTGCGCGATCTTGGTGCGGCGCAAGCCCCGTTCAACTCGTGGCTCTTCCTTCAGGGGCTAGAGACGCTGGCTCTACGCATCGAACGGCACTCGCAGAACGCCCAATCGGTGGCCGAGTATCTGGCAAAGCATCCGAAAGTTCGTTGGGTGTCGTATCCGGGGTTGCCGGATCATGCCGCGCACGGGCGGGCAAAGAAATACCTGCCCAAGGGTCAAGGCGCGATCCTTACGTTCGGGATCGATGGCGGCGCCGCCGAAGCGCGAGCACTGATCGACCGCCTCAAGCTCTTCTCGAATCTTGCAAACGTCGGCGACGCGAAGTCCCTCGTCATACATCCGGCGACGACGACGCACCAGCAGCTGACGGCGCAGGAGCAACGGGAGAGCGGCGTGTCCGAAGAGACGATCCGGCTTTCAGTCGGGATCGAAAACATCGGCGACATCATTGCTGATCTCGAACAGGCTTTCGCTGCAAATTAG